A window from Clupea harengus chromosome 14, Ch_v2.0.2, whole genome shotgun sequence encodes these proteins:
- the LOC116223529 gene encoding piggyBac transposable element-derived protein 4-like, with the protein MGSSDLSPLPTPLSSSDLPSPSSLTPRKKRTRNVSVSPSKRSAATPLKRSTPTPSKRSTPTPSKRSTPSKRSTSAPLEDRWHDASEEDLSPPQFPFCPKRTPGAQLDFQKTYSPLEIFKLFFTPVVLQTLCTNTNKFAAQKRAEGGRGRWTDVTPDEMLNFLSLVVYNGLVKVSAQRDLWKKTPLFRFPFPSEVMPGYRHAAINANLHMCDPAAGVVNDQLRGKPGHDGLFRLRPLLDDLLNACRAHYHPHKNLSVDERMVATKANNRMKQYMKAKPTKWGYKLFVLADSQNGYTCNFSIYQGKSQHPSGNGLSFDAVVDLLKVPYLGTGFHVYVDNFYTSPKLFTHLHQLRFGACGTLRENRVGFPRTTENALTKKAAKGELRWIREGPLIFVKWKDARDVIMCSSIHKAFSRECVMRRVRRPDGFWSKEEIPVPEPVTEYNKYMGGVDLSDALIKYFTVHRKTFQWTTKLFLHFVDIAVVNSFIIFKEMAEAKKQKSLTQKGFRTVLCEQLAQVGMGKASTSKAEEVVIAPKPEPKPFTCYPGLVCELSDDPFLSASKGRRKCRRCKSSTIYKCEACDVPLCIIPRRMCFTEWHKDKLSQPD; encoded by the coding sequence ATGGGTTCATCtgacctctcccctctcccaacGCCTCTCAGCTCTTCTGACCTGCCAAGTCCCTCAAGCCTTACTCCAAGGAAGAAAAGGACCagaaatgtgagtgtgagccCATCCAAGAGGAGTGCAGCCACACCTTTAAAGAGGAGCACACCCACACCGTCAAAGAGGAGCACACCCACACCGTCAAAGAGGAGCACACCTTCAAAGAGGAGCACATCTGCCCCATTGGAGGATAGATGGCATGATGCGTCTGAGGAGGATCTGAGCCCCCCACAGTTTCCATTCTGCCCTAAGAGGACGCCTGGAGCTCAGCTTGATTTCCAGAAGACATACAGCCCCTTGGAAATTTTCAAGCTGTTTTTCACACCTGTTGTCCTTCAAACGCTgtgcaccaacaccaacaaatTTGCTGCCCAGAAGCGTGCGGAGGGTGGAAGGGGGCGTTGGACGGACGTGACGCCAGATGAGATGCTCAACTTCTTGAGCCTTGTGGTGTATAACGGTCTGGTCAAGGTGTCAGCTCAAAGGGACCTGTGGAAGAAGACTCCCCTTTTCAGGTTTCCCTTTCCTTCCGAGGTCATGCCAGGCTACAGGCATGCGGCCATAAATGCAaatttacatatgtgtgacccAGCTGCTGGAGTGGTGAATGACCAGCTCCGTGGTAAGCCTGGGCATGACGGGCTTTTCCGCCTGAGGCCTCTTCTTGATGACCTCCTCAATGCCTGCAGGGCACACTACCACCCACACAAAAACCTGTCAGTTGATGAGCGCATGGTAGCCACAAAAGCCAATAATAGGATGAAGCAGTATATGAAGGCCAAGCCCACGAAATGGGGTTACAAGCTATTTGTCCTGGCCGACAGCCAAAATGGTTACACATGCAACTTCTCAATTTACCAGGGAAAGTCGCAGCATCCGAGTGGCAATGGGCTGAGCTTTGACGCAGTTGTCGACTTACTCAAGGTGCCCTATCTTGGCACAGGGTTCCATGTGTATGTTGACAACTTCTACACCAGCCCCAAGCTTTTCACCCATCTCCACCAGCTGCGCTTTGGGGCATGTGGGACCTTGCGGGAGAACCGCGTGGGGTTTCCACGCACAACGGAGAATGCGTTGACCAAGAAAGCTGCTAAAGGGGAACTGCGCTGGATTCGTGAGGGCCCCCTGATTTTTGTGAAGTGGAAGGACGCGCGTGACGTCATCATGTGCTCCAGTATCCACAAAGCCTTCAGTAGGGAGTGTGTAATGCGGCGTGTCCGGCGCCCTGATGGATTCTGGTCCAAGGAGGAGATTCCTGTGCCTGAACCGGTCACAGAGTACAACAAGTACATGGGGGGGGTGGACCTCTCTGATGCCCTCATCAAGTACTTCACCGTGCACCGGAAGACGTTCCAGTGGACCACAAAGCTGTTTCTGCACTTTGTAGATATCGCGGTGGTAAACAGCTTCATTATCTTCAAGGAGATGGCAGAGGCGAAGAAGCAGAAGTCCCTCACCCAGAAGGGCTTCAGGACGGTTCTGTGTGAGCAGCTGGCTCAAGTTGGGATGGGGAAGGCATCCACCTCCAAGGCGGAAGAAGTTGTCATTGCTCCAAAGCCAGAGCCCAAGCCTTTTACCTGTTACCCGGGCCTCGTCTGTGAGCTCTCTGAtgacccctttctctctgcctccaaggggaggaggaagtgtCGACGATGCAAGAGCTCCACCATTTACAAGTGTGAGGCTTGTGATGTGCCTCTCTGCATAATTCCGCGTCGGATGTGCTTCACAGAGTGGCATAAAGACAAGCTCAGTCAACCTGACTGA